Proteins encoded by one window of Dreissena polymorpha isolate Duluth1 chromosome 11, UMN_Dpol_1.0, whole genome shotgun sequence:
- the LOC127849672 gene encoding E3 ubiquitin-protein ligase MIB2-like, with product MSSAIDCITEGNVWKLKQLIPTLGTKHLNLGLIQAAKLGTTECCQCLIGAGAEINFVSNANYTPLTTAIKHNKPEVVRLLLSSGCSAENKGGLNSYPLHIAVQQGFEKCVNLLLEYDASVNVKDAEGNTPIVLSAIYGHYGAMRSLLQAGCNINAANKHGLTALHYACHKARGFQVLLDAGADPDVRDNDNITPILMAASEGFDVVVKALVEAKCDVNIPNNSVKKTALHILSFKGHTECINALVFGGADINACDVYKRTPLWYAIHNNKVNVVRLLLKAYSHVDTFQCGATSTSDDCPARLAFHNNMFDVIKFFILTGYDHSHVREILQSNAYSDWLLSVEEFYHWSDFGTGAQTLKQLCRKWIRHHLGRQFYHHLQILPVPDIIKSYLYLEELHDH from the exons TGCTATAGATTGCATCACAGAAGGCAACGTCTGGAAGCTAAAGCAGCTCATTCCAACGCTCGGCACGAAACACCTCAATCTGGGGCTTATACAGGCAGCTAAACTAG GTACCACAGAATGTTGTCAGTGCCTGATAGGCGCTGGAGCGGAAATCAACTTCGTCAGCAACGCCAACTACACACCTCTTACAACCGCCATCAAACACAACAAACCGGAAGTTGTGCGGCTGCTTCTCTCATCCGGGTGTTCTGCGGAAAACAAAGGCGGACTAAACAGCTATCCGCTTCATATCGCGGTACAACAAGGCTTTGAAAAGTGCGTAAACTTGCTACTGGAATACGATGCCTCAGTAAATGTCAAGGATGCTGAAGGTAATACACCAATAGTGCTAAGTGCTATTTACGGTCATTACGGGGCAATGAGAAGTCTGCTTCAAGCCGGTTGTAATATAAATGCCGCAAACAAACATGGCTTGACAGCGTTGCATTACGCCTGCCACAAAGCTCGTGGGTTCCAAGTGCTCTTGGACGCTGGGGCGGACCCGGATGTAAGGGATAATGACAATATAACACCTATATTAATGGCGGCATCTGAAGGATTCGATGTCGTTGTGAAGGCCTTGGTAGAAGCTAAATGTGATGTGAATATTCCGAATAACTCTGTTAAAAAGACTGCGTTACATATCCTGTCTTTTAAAGGTCACACCGAATGTATTAATGCGCTGGTGTTTGGAGGCGCGGACATAAACGCGTGCGATGTCTATAAAAGAACACCGCTGTGGTATGCCATACACAATAATAAAGTGAACGTAGTAAGGTTGCTATTAAAAGCCTACAGTCACGTCGACACTTTCCAATGCGGTGCCACTTCTACATCAGACGACTGCCCAGCTCGTTTAGCGTTTCACAATAATATGTTTGATGTCATAAAATTCTTTATTTTAACTGGATATGATCATTCTCACGTAAGAGAAATTTTACAAAGTAACGCGTATTCAGATTGGCTGTTGTCAGTGGAAGAGTTTTACCATTGGTCCGATTTTGGAACTGGTGCGCAGACTTTGAAACAACTATGTCGTAAGTGGATTCGACATCATCTTGGGCGACAGTTTTACCACCACCTGCAAATTCTACCTGTTCCGGATATAATCAAGAGTTATTTGTATTTAGAAGAATTACACGACCATTAA